The DNA segment GAAAATCAGGGCCGCGATAGACCAAAGTGCCGGCCTTCGCCATCGCGGCAAGTGCCGGCGTGATCGCGGCGCCGACCAGTACGGCCTGCGCGTCAGTCTCCAGCAGGTCGCGCACCCTGCGTTCGGCCGCTGCGCCGCCGCCGACCACGACACATCGGCGGCCGTCGACTCTGAGGAATACGGGCAGATAGCGCATTGATCGCACGGCGATTGTATTACATGAACTTTCCCTGAGACAGGCCGCCTCGTCGGCGAATGGCGCCCGCGTGGTTGCGCCACACGCAGACGCGCGAGCGGAGCGGAGAGGAGAGAGGAACCATATGGCAGCGAGCGGCATGCGCGCGATCAATCAAACTCGTGGCACTGTGCTTTGCGCGCGCTTGGAGGACGCGGGCGGCGTTAGCGGCAAGAGCCGCGGATTGCTTGGCCGCGACGCGCTGGAGGCTGACGCGGGGATGCTGTTCGAGGCCGGGCGCTGGGAGCCGTTTATGTGGATGCACATGATGTTCATGCGTTTCGCGATCGACATCGTCTTCCTCGACCGGCGCGGCGTCGTGATCAAGATCAATCGTAATCTGCGGCCGTGGCGGTTCTCTTCTTTGGTCTGGGGCGCGCGCAGGGCGCTCGAACTGGCGGCCGGCGGGGTCGGGCGCAGCGGCACCGAGGTCGGAGATCAGGTCGTGATCGAACACGGCTGAGTGTGGCAGAGATTTCCGCTCAAAAATCGTTGTTTTGCAATCGATTTCGCCATTATTTCGCAAAAACCGCGGTTGCGCTGCAGCCATTTCGGCGGTTGCGAGAATGCAACTTTTGGTTACTCGTCGCGCTAAATGGCGACAGAAATCATCAGGGATAGGGTCAAAAAAATCGCTGGCATGGTTGGTGCTATCAGACAACGCCAAGTCTAGCCAAAAGCAGAAGCAGTTTAGTACTTGATAGCACGTTAAAATTAGTATAGAAGAATGATGCTGCGAGAGGCGATGCCATGAAGACAGTGACGCATCTCAAGGCCGGATTGGTTAGCCGAGCAGCGATAGAACCGATGCTGGAGCACTCCAGCTCGGATAAAAAGGAAAGCAAGGAGGAGAGTCGAATGGAGTTTCTGAACAGGTGGTACCTCAAGGCCCGCGAGCGCGTTGCCCGCTTCCAGCGCGGTCAGGACATGACCGAGTACGCGCTCATCGTGGCCGCCATCGCGATCGTCGTCTTCGCCGCCTACGAGATCATGGGCCAGAGCATCAGCAAGCTGGCCAGCGGTGTCGACTCCTCACTGACGAACGCGTAAGCAAGCCTCGAAGAAACGGTTCCATGTTTTTGCCCGGCGGGCGGTCCGATGGCCGCCCGCCGGGTCCCGCCAGACCTGCGCAGTACCCCATACAGCTTTGTGATTGTCCTCCGGGCCACTAGCCCGTAAGAACCGGAGCATCTGAAAAAGGGCAGGCGAGAGGCGCTCCTCGAGCCAGGAAGCTGTTGCGCGCCTGCAACCGGCCTTGGTGCGACGGCGGAACGTTCGCTGTCGCTAATCGCGCCAATCTGTAGTGATTGTGGCGAGCGGCGATGGCGCGCGATCTGCATGGGCGTCCCTGTTCCCGTGTCGTGGATGGGGGAGTGCTGTGGGCATCGGAGGGGAGGTTCGATGAGGGAGTTGACCAAAGGCCATAGTACTATCGCAATCACCCTTGCATTGCCGCTGATCGTCGGAGCCGTGTCTCTGGGTGGCGCGAGCGCCAGCGTTTACCGGCAGCGCATCGCTCTGCAGGAGGTCGCGGACGGCGCCGTTCTGCTCGGAGTCGCCTATCTGCCACACGATCCTGCCAACGCGGCGAAGCTCGCCTTGCGCTACGCAACCTTTCGGGAGCCGAAGTCGCGGGTCGTGTACGAGCAGGTTTCAGCCGATCGCCGTTCGCTTACAATCGTGATGAAGCGGAAAATCCACTACGTCTTTGGTGATTTGAGCCGCACCCACACCGATTTCGTGACCGCGAGAGCGACCGCCACCATAAGAAAAAGCCGCGGAATAGCGGTTCCCGCAGCTCCACCATCAATTACCGCCAAGCCAGCTTCATCAGAGAAAGATATGACGCTCAGCTGCAATGAAGCGCTGCTCAGGGATGCCTTTGCGCTTGCTAATCTTAAATCATCGACGGCTAGCTAGGTCTCGCCAAAGAATCGGGCTTTGAGCGCCGCAGTAGCACAGGTTAGGGCTCGGCAGACATTTCTCTTTGAAGCAGAATGACGCTCTTAAAAATGAATTAAGATAACTTGACATAATAAAGTACCTTGCGTAACATCGTCCCGCAGGAGGGATGTTATGGAACTGGTAGGAAAATGGTTCATTCGTACGCGTGAGCGTCTGGTTCGTCTGGAGCGCGGTCAGGACATGACCGAGTACGCGCTCATCGTGGCCGCCATCGCGATCGTCGTCTTTGCCGCCTACGAGATCATGGGCCAGAGCATCAGCACGCTTGCCAGCGGCGTCGACTCGACTTTGTCGAACGCATAATTCCCCCTCGGGTACGACGGAGCTCGCGCTCCGTCGCGCCCAACGTCAAGGCTCATAGTCACCGAAGGGTCTCAAAAAGTACTTCGCGAGAAATGCGTACAGGAAGGGCCATCATCGCTCGCCGCCGTCAAAACGTGCTGTCGCGCCGACAGCGTCATCGCGCTATGCTCTGGCTAAGATTCGGCGAATGGTGGGGTGGTTTGCTGAGGCCAGATGTCTTTCGAAGCTCCAACTGACACGGTCTTGCTTCCGACTGGTTAACCCCATAGTTTGTGGAACTAAAGGTAGGCCAGATAGGCGGTGTCAGCTTCAAGGCGGTTCCAAGTGACCCTTCGTTCGCATCCTCAGAGGCTACTACCGCTATGACAGAAAATGCGCCACGGCGTCGCTTCACAGGAACGATTTCTGGATCGCACCGGATAGCGCGAAATCGGGGCCAGGCCGCGGTCGAATTTGCGCTGGTGATGATCGTGGCGATGATCGTATTGTTCGCCGCGGTACAGATGGCCGTCATCGGTCAGGCCGCCTTGGCATTGGGCCAGATGAACTACCAAGGCGCGCGTTACGCCGCGGTGAACAGCAGCGCGAGCTGCAGTCAGGTCGCCACGTACATGGCCGGCGTCGGCTCGCCCACCATTACCAAGAATGGCGTCAGCTGCACCAGCTGTCCGGCAAGTGGTGGTGCGGTCGGTGTCCAGATGACGTGCAGCGGTGGTGCCTGCGGGACTCGCAACTTCGGCGACCCGGTGCAGGTATCACTCTGCTTCGACGCGAGCAATCTGTTGTTCCTGTCGCAGAACTTTCTCGGGGTCGTTTTTCCAACTCAGCTGAGCAGCACCGAGACGGCGATGACGGAATAGGGGCGCACACGCGCGCGAATGTATCGAGCGTTTTTATAGACCGGCCCCGGTGGGGGGGCCGCCCGCATCTCGGGGGGGAGGG comes from the Candidatus Binataceae bacterium genome and includes:
- a CDS encoding DUF192 domain-containing protein; the encoded protein is MAASGMRAINQTRGTVLCARLEDAGGVSGKSRGLLGRDALEADAGMLFEAGRWEPFMWMHMMFMRFAIDIVFLDRRGVVIKINRNLRPWRFSSLVWGARRALELAAGGVGRSGTEVGDQVVIEHG
- a CDS encoding TadE/TadG family type IV pilus assembly protein; amino-acid sequence: MTENAPRRRFTGTISGSHRIARNRGQAAVEFALVMIVAMIVLFAAVQMAVIGQAALALGQMNYQGARYAAVNSSASCSQVATYMAGVGSPTITKNGVSCTSCPASGGAVGVQMTCSGGACGTRNFGDPVQVSLCFDASNLLFLSQNFLGVVFPTQLSSTETAMTE